In Actinomadura citrea, a single window of DNA contains:
- a CDS encoding DUF475 domain-containing protein, translating to MILRTFGWSFGVTVVGLLIALLYDGATGLALVAVLAVLEVSLSFDNAVVNAKVLDRMSAFWQKIFLTVGIAIAVFGMRLVFPLLIVGITAKLSPVEAFDLALNDSHRYHELMNDAYPMIAAFGGMFLMMLFLDFVFEERADKWLPWLERPLARIGKLDQLSVVVAGGSLALVAWLSASDPGSVMIAGVLGMVTYILVNGLGELFSEATEDEEDEEGEEEGAEAGKGGGRSGPSSLALATGKAGFFLFLYLEVLDASFSFDGVIGAFAISTDPIVIALGLGIGAMYIRSLTVFLVRKGTLHEYVYLEHGAHWAIGALAVCMLVSIGHHVPEWITGGLGAGLIIAAFVSSVVRNRNQDGDSPDSAAGGGRPLHSSQV from the coding sequence ATGATTCTTCGCACCTTCGGGTGGTCCTTCGGCGTCACGGTCGTCGGCCTGCTCATCGCCCTGCTCTACGACGGGGCGACCGGGCTCGCCCTGGTCGCCGTGCTGGCCGTCCTCGAGGTCTCGCTGTCGTTCGACAACGCCGTGGTGAACGCCAAGGTGCTCGACAGGATGAGCGCCTTCTGGCAGAAGATCTTCCTCACCGTCGGCATCGCGATCGCGGTGTTCGGCATGCGGCTGGTCTTCCCCCTGCTGATCGTGGGGATCACGGCCAAGCTGAGCCCGGTCGAGGCGTTCGACCTCGCCCTCAACGACTCGCACCGCTACCACGAGCTGATGAACGACGCCTACCCGATGATCGCGGCGTTCGGCGGCATGTTCCTGATGATGCTGTTCCTGGACTTCGTGTTCGAGGAGCGCGCCGACAAGTGGCTGCCGTGGCTGGAGCGGCCGCTCGCCCGCATCGGCAAGCTGGACCAGCTGTCGGTCGTGGTGGCGGGCGGCTCGCTGGCGCTCGTGGCGTGGCTGTCGGCCTCCGACCCGGGCAGCGTCATGATCGCGGGCGTGCTCGGGATGGTGACCTACATCCTGGTCAACGGGCTCGGCGAGCTGTTCTCCGAGGCGACCGAGGACGAGGAAGACGAAGAGGGCGAAGAGGAAGGCGCGGAGGCCGGGAAGGGCGGCGGGCGGTCCGGGCCGAGCTCCCTGGCCCTCGCCACGGGCAAGGCGGGATTCTTCCTCTTCCTGTACCTGGAGGTGCTGGACGCCTCGTTCAGCTTCGACGGCGTCATCGGCGCCTTCGCGATCAGCACCGACCCGATCGTCATCGCGCTGGGCCTCGGCATCGGCGCCATGTACATCCGGTCGCTGACGGTGTTCCTGGTCCGCAAGGGCACCCTGCACGAGTACGTCTACCTGGAGCACGGCGCGCACTGGGCGATCGGCGCCCTGGCGGTCTGCATGCTGGTGAGCATCGGCCACCACGTTCCCGAGTGGATCACCGGCGGGCTCGGCGCCGGGCTGATCATCGCCGCGTTCGTCAGCTCCGTCGTCCGCAACCGCAACCAGGACGGGGACTCTCCCGACTCGGCGGCGGGCGGCGGGCGGCCGCTGCACTCCAGCCAGGTCTGA
- a CDS encoding phosphoribosyltransferase family protein codes for MTGSWVGARLGVRLVDGARPAGAGLSSLVGLAVRRNPKRAHLLVSAVLGKHVPTDPRLVYGSGLLLGGLVRARLRGDEPSRPGSLLLDGLRGEPDAAPALRDFMRVPQNPVDAIVLGYAETATALGHSVADALGGAYYLHSTRRPVEGFATYGGFEEEHSHATSHLLLPADTAPLDRDVPVVLVDDELSTGRTVLNTIEALHAVRPRSHYVLAALVDLRAPADRARMDDLAVRLGTRIDAVALAGGRVELPEGILEAGRALVAGISSPHFTPQGEPAFAVSRVELDWPAAVPDGGRHGFLPEHRTRLEKELARMGDVLAASLGEDASRVLVLGFEELMYAPLRLAEALADARPDVDVRYSTTTRSPVLAVDDPGYAIRTRLVFPSHDDPADGPRERYAYNVAPGAGQRRFDRIVFVVDDVGDTAALANGLLERLRALAPVTVAAVPSPRRAS; via the coding sequence GTGACGGGTTCCTGGGTGGGGGCGCGGCTGGGCGTTCGCCTCGTCGACGGCGCGAGGCCTGCCGGCGCAGGGCTCTCGTCGCTCGTGGGGCTCGCCGTGCGCCGCAATCCGAAGCGCGCGCATCTGCTGGTGTCAGCGGTGCTGGGCAAGCACGTGCCGACCGACCCGCGCCTGGTCTACGGGTCGGGTCTGCTGCTGGGCGGGCTGGTGCGCGCGCGCCTGCGGGGTGACGAGCCGTCCCGTCCCGGTTCGCTTCTCTTGGACGGGCTGCGGGGCGAGCCGGACGCCGCCCCCGCACTGCGTGACTTCATGCGCGTTCCCCAGAACCCCGTGGACGCGATCGTGCTGGGTTACGCCGAGACCGCGACGGCCTTGGGGCATTCGGTGGCGGATGCTCTCGGCGGTGCGTACTACCTGCACTCCACGCGGCGTCCGGTTGAGGGGTTCGCCACCTACGGCGGATTCGAGGAAGAGCACAGCCACGCCACGAGCCATCTGCTGCTGCCCGCCGACACCGCGCCGCTCGACCGCGACGTACCGGTGGTCCTGGTGGACGACGAGCTCTCCACCGGCCGGACGGTGCTGAACACCATCGAAGCGCTGCATGCCGTTCGTCCCAGGAGCCACTACGTGCTGGCGGCCCTGGTCGACTTGCGTGCCCCTGCCGACCGGGCCCGAATGGACGATCTCGCCGTCCGGCTGGGGACCCGCATAGACGCGGTGGCTCTGGCCGGGGGACGGGTCGAGCTTCCAGAAGGCATCCTTGAGGCGGGCAGGGCGCTCGTGGCCGGGATCTCGTCCCCGCACTTCACTCCCCAGGGGGAACCGGCGTTCGCGGTTTCCCGGGTCGAGCTGGACTGGCCGGCTGCCGTACCGGACGGCGGGCGCCACGGGTTCCTGCCTGAGCACCGGACGCGGCTGGAGAAGGAACTGGCCCGGATGGGCGACGTCCTCGCGGCGAGTCTCGGAGAAGACGCCTCCCGCGTCCTCGTGCTCGGGTTCGAGGAGCTGATGTACGCGCCGTTGCGCCTCGCCGAGGCCCTCGCCGACGCCCGGCCGGACGTGGACGTCCGCTACTCCACGACGACGCGTTCCCCCGTGCTGGCCGTGGACGACCCCGGTTACGCCATCAGAACCCGCCTGGTGTTCCCGTCCCATGACGACCCCGCCGACGGGCCGCGGGAGCGGTACGCCTACAACGTCGCCCCCGGGGCAGGGCAACGCCGCTTCGACAGGATCGTGTTCGTGGTGGACGACGTCGGCGACACCGCGGCGCTCGCCAACGGCCTGCTGGAACGGCTCCGCGCGCTCGCCCCCGTGACGGTCGCCGCCGTCCCGTCCCCCAGGAGGGCATCGTGA
- a CDS encoding MGH1-like glycoside hydrolase domain-containing protein, with amino-acid sequence MSSRLTGDETALWKAAARALDANWTGNATAASPGLYPHQWSWDSAFISMGLARHRRDRAEAELISLFRGQWADGMLPHIVFNTRLDRHAFFPGPELWRSDRQPDAPRGVHTSALTQPPLHALSALRLHECAVDGESSRAFLARLYPMLTAQHHYLADCRDLDSSGLIAICHPWESGLDNSPAWDRPLGALPLPPSSYAPGLRPHSLPTGEDYDRYVRLVALMREAAYRPGYLRDAHPFAVEDPLVNAVYLASTHALAAIAEIIGADPVPHRERAQRVHEAVLARLWDAETGCFRARDLRDDRLLPVITAGSFGPLLDPELPAPIVRNLVDLLLSARFAGAAGYPVPTCDIQAPAFDRAGYWRGPTWISTNWLVWYGALTHDLPVVADLLYGSTMRLVRQSGFREFFDPFDGTGRGSHDYAWSAALVLDLLGARRASQAA; translated from the coding sequence ATGAGCTCCCGTCTCACCGGCGACGAGACCGCGCTGTGGAAGGCCGCGGCCCGGGCCCTCGACGCGAACTGGACGGGCAACGCCACCGCCGCCTCGCCCGGCCTCTACCCGCACCAGTGGAGCTGGGACTCGGCCTTCATCAGCATGGGCCTGGCCCGCCACCGCCGCGACCGCGCCGAGGCCGAGCTGATCTCCCTGTTCCGCGGCCAGTGGGCGGACGGGATGCTGCCCCACATCGTGTTCAACACGCGCCTCGACCGGCACGCCTTCTTCCCCGGCCCCGAACTGTGGCGCAGCGACCGGCAGCCGGACGCCCCGCGCGGCGTGCACACCTCCGCCCTCACCCAGCCGCCGCTGCACGCCCTCAGCGCCCTGCGCCTGCACGAGTGCGCCGTCGACGGGGAGAGCAGCCGGGCGTTCCTCGCCCGCCTGTACCCGATGCTGACCGCCCAGCACCACTACCTGGCCGACTGCCGCGACCTGGACTCCAGCGGCCTCATCGCCATCTGCCACCCGTGGGAGTCGGGCCTCGACAACAGCCCCGCCTGGGACCGCCCGCTCGGCGCCCTCCCGCTTCCCCCGTCCTCCTACGCGCCCGGCCTGCGCCCCCACAGCCTGCCGACCGGCGAGGACTACGACCGCTACGTGCGACTCGTCGCGCTCATGCGGGAGGCCGCCTACAGGCCCGGCTACCTCCGCGACGCGCACCCGTTCGCGGTCGAGGACCCCCTCGTCAACGCCGTCTACCTCGCCTCCACGCACGCCCTCGCCGCCATCGCCGAGATCATCGGCGCCGACCCCGTCCCGCACCGCGAACGCGCCCAGCGCGTCCACGAGGCCGTCCTCGCCCGCCTCTGGGACGCCGAGACCGGGTGCTTCCGCGCCCGCGACCTGCGCGACGACCGCCTGCTGCCCGTCATCACCGCCGGCTCTTTCGGCCCGCTCCTCGACCCCGAACTGCCGGCCCCGATCGTCCGCAACCTCGTCGACCTGCTGCTGTCGGCCCGCTTCGCCGGCGCCGCCGGCTACCCCGTCCCGACCTGCGACATCCAGGCGCCCGCCTTCGACCGCGCCGGCTACTGGCGCGGCCCCACCTGGATCAGCACCAACTGGCTCGTCTGGTACGGCGCCCTCACCCACGACCTGCCCGTCGTCGCCGACCTGCTCTACGGCTCCACCATGCGGCTCGTCCGCCAGTCCGGCTTCCGCGAGTTCTTCGACCCGTTCGACGGCACCGGCCGCGGCAGCCACGACTACGCCTGGTCGGCGGCCCTCGTCCTCGATCTTCTCGGGGCCCGCCGCGCCTCCCAGGCGGCCTGA
- a CDS encoding cysteine protease StiP family protein gives MKPLYGPAFGSYPPEDVAWLLKDLSHARLEAPTEEREAAIQSGRAHYAESLPVEYQPGPEYRRLFHDALEASAERLAYATGLVTEMILAERGPGAVLVSLARAGTPVGILMRRWARYAHGLDVPHYAVSIVRGRGIDTAALRYLAEHHDPASAMFVDGWTGKGAITRELTAALAEHPFPSDLAVLADPGRCTSLYGTRDDFLIPSACLNSTVSGLVSRTVLNGSLIGPGDFHGAKFYADLAPDDVSDVFLDAVCARFGHVAERVAKDLPELRAADRAPDWSGWEAVRRMAEAEGVDDLNLVKPGIGETTRVLLRRVPWKVLVRADAGPEVTHIRLLARERGVPVHEVEPGRFPYACMGFIHPRFGKGAAQ, from the coding sequence GTGAAGCCGCTGTACGGGCCCGCCTTCGGCAGCTACCCGCCGGAGGACGTCGCCTGGCTGCTCAAGGACCTCTCCCACGCGCGGCTCGAAGCGCCCACGGAGGAACGCGAGGCGGCGATCCAGTCGGGACGGGCGCACTACGCCGAGTCGCTCCCGGTCGAGTACCAGCCGGGTCCGGAGTACCGGCGGCTGTTCCACGACGCGCTGGAGGCGTCCGCCGAGCGGCTCGCCTACGCGACCGGGCTGGTCACCGAGATGATCCTCGCCGAGCGCGGCCCGGGCGCCGTCCTGGTGTCGCTGGCGCGGGCCGGAACGCCCGTCGGCATCCTGATGCGCCGCTGGGCACGGTACGCGCATGGCCTCGACGTCCCCCACTACGCGGTCAGCATCGTCCGCGGCCGGGGCATCGACACGGCCGCGCTGCGGTATCTCGCCGAGCACCATGACCCGGCGTCGGCGATGTTCGTGGACGGCTGGACGGGCAAGGGCGCCATCACCAGGGAACTGACCGCCGCCCTGGCGGAACACCCGTTCCCGTCCGATCTCGCCGTGCTGGCGGACCCGGGGCGGTGCACGTCCCTGTACGGCACCCGGGACGACTTCCTGATCCCCTCCGCCTGCCTCAACTCGACCGTGTCGGGCCTGGTGAGCCGGACGGTCCTGAACGGCTCACTCATCGGGCCAGGCGACTTCCACGGCGCGAAGTTCTACGCCGACCTGGCCCCGGACGACGTCTCGGACGTCTTCCTCGACGCGGTCTGCGCGCGTTTCGGGCACGTGGCCGAACGCGTCGCGAAGGACCTGCCGGAGCTCCGCGCCGCCGACCGCGCGCCCGACTGGTCGGGATGGGAGGCCGTCCGGCGCATGGCCGAGGCGGAGGGCGTCGACGACCTGAACCTCGTCAAACCGGGGATCGGAGAGACGACGCGTGTGCTGCTGCGGCGCGTCCCGTGGAAGGTGCTCGTGCGGGCCGACGCCGGTCCGGAAGTGACCCACATCAGGCTTCTCGCCCGCGAACGCGGCGTGCCCGTCCACGAGGTCGAGCCCGGCCGCTTCCCCTACGCGTGCATGGGGTTCATCCATCCCCGGTTCGGCAAGGGGGCCGCGCAGTGA
- a CDS encoding YtxH domain-containing protein, whose amino-acid sequence MKARTMFMAGAAVGYVFGTKAGRERYEQIKQLSKQVSENPNVQEAAGKIRSKGETFAGAARDKAGHLKDRVPEQVTGGRKEEEQPPVYPG is encoded by the coding sequence ATGAAGGCTCGCACGATGTTCATGGCAGGCGCCGCGGTCGGCTACGTCTTCGGGACGAAGGCCGGGCGTGAGCGGTACGAGCAGATCAAGCAGCTCTCCAAGCAGGTGTCGGAGAACCCGAACGTGCAGGAGGCCGCCGGGAAGATCCGGTCGAAGGGTGAGACGTTCGCCGGGGCCGCGCGGGACAAGGCGGGGCACCTGAAGGACCGGGTGCCCGAGCAGGTGACGGGGGGCCGCAAGGAGGAGGAGCAGCCGCCCGTCTACCCCGGCTAG
- a CDS encoding TerD family protein, producing MSISLQKGQKVSLAKPGGGTLTRVKMGLGWDAVAKKGLFGKGKPQSIDLDASCLLFDASGNLADQVWFRQLRSKDGSVQHTGDNLTGEGEGDDEVINVDLQSVPSGVAQLVFTVNSFTGQDFSQIANAFCRLVDESTGQEIARYELTGAGQHNAQIMAKVSRDGQGWSMTAIGATATGRTFQHLLPAVATHL from the coding sequence ATGTCCATTTCGTTGCAGAAGGGACAGAAGGTCTCGCTGGCCAAGCCGGGCGGTGGCACCCTGACCAGGGTCAAGATGGGCCTCGGCTGGGACGCCGTCGCCAAGAAGGGGCTGTTCGGCAAGGGCAAGCCCCAGTCCATCGACCTGGACGCCTCGTGCCTGCTGTTCGACGCGTCCGGCAACCTCGCCGACCAGGTGTGGTTCCGGCAGCTGCGCAGCAAGGACGGCTCCGTCCAGCACACCGGCGACAACCTGACCGGCGAGGGCGAGGGCGACGACGAGGTGATCAACGTCGACCTGCAGAGCGTCCCCTCGGGCGTCGCCCAGCTGGTGTTCACGGTCAACTCCTTCACCGGCCAGGACTTCTCCCAGATCGCCAACGCGTTCTGCCGGCTGGTGGACGAGAGCACCGGCCAGGAGATCGCGCGCTACGAACTGACCGGCGCCGGGCAGCACAACGCGCAGATCATGGCCAAGGTGTCGCGGGACGGGCAGGGCTGGTCGATGACGGCGATCGGGGCGACCGCGACCGGCCGCACGTTCCAGCACCTGCTCCCGGCCGTGGCGACGCACCTGTGA
- a CDS encoding HpcH/HpaI aldolase/citrate lyase family protein: protein MRHFDHIDAARRKHLFYRHPRPFGRHDDRDVLAVALGATLYCPATRPALAADIERAARRGVMSMVVCLEDAIADDEVEAGEANLVAHLRTLHARSGTRGAEVPLLFVRVRDPGQIGDLARRLGDAAELLTGFVLPKFTASGGGAFLDALEDAADRSGLRLLAMPVIESPEAVYAETRAEMLHDVARLLAKHRSRILAVRLGATDMSAAYGLRRPPDLTIYDIRPVAGVICDVVNILGRADGTGHVVTGPVWEYFSQGERMFKPQLRQSPFERQSAAPLRQRLITADLDGLIREVHLDKANGLTGKTVIHPSHVAAVHALSVVTHEEYSDAADILGVAGGGAMASSYANKMNEAKPHRAWAQRLMLRARVFGVAAEGVTFVELLEAADSR, encoded by the coding sequence ATGCGGCATTTCGACCATATCGACGCCGCGCGTCGCAAGCACCTGTTCTACCGGCATCCGCGCCCGTTCGGCCGGCACGACGATCGGGACGTGCTGGCGGTCGCGCTCGGCGCGACGCTGTACTGCCCGGCCACGCGCCCGGCCCTCGCCGCCGACATCGAGCGCGCGGCGCGGCGGGGCGTGATGAGCATGGTGGTGTGCCTGGAGGACGCGATCGCCGACGACGAGGTCGAGGCAGGGGAGGCCAACCTCGTGGCGCACCTGCGGACGCTGCACGCCCGCTCCGGGACGCGCGGCGCGGAGGTCCCGCTGCTGTTCGTCCGCGTCCGCGACCCGGGGCAGATCGGTGACCTGGCCCGCCGGCTCGGCGACGCGGCGGAGCTCCTCACCGGGTTCGTGCTGCCGAAGTTCACGGCGTCCGGCGGTGGAGCGTTCCTGGACGCGCTGGAGGACGCGGCCGACCGCTCCGGGCTCCGGCTGCTGGCGATGCCGGTGATCGAGAGCCCGGAGGCCGTGTACGCCGAGACGCGCGCGGAGATGCTGCACGACGTGGCGCGGCTCCTCGCCAAGCACCGGTCGCGGATCCTCGCCGTCCGGCTGGGGGCGACCGACATGTCCGCCGCGTACGGGCTGCGGCGCCCGCCCGACCTGACGATCTACGACATCCGGCCCGTCGCGGGCGTGATCTGCGACGTGGTCAACATCCTCGGCCGCGCCGACGGCACCGGCCACGTGGTGACCGGGCCCGTGTGGGAGTACTTCTCGCAGGGGGAGCGGATGTTCAAGCCGCAGCTGCGGCAGTCGCCGTTCGAGCGGCAGAGCGCCGCGCCGCTGCGGCAGCGGCTCATCACCGCCGACCTGGACGGGCTGATCCGCGAGGTGCACCTGGACAAGGCGAACGGGCTCACCGGCAAGACCGTCATCCATCCCAGCCATGTGGCGGCCGTCCACGCCCTGTCGGTGGTGACGCACGAGGAGTACAGCGACGCGGCCGACATCCTGGGCGTCGCCGGGGGCGGTGCGATGGCCAGCTCGTACGCCAACAAGATGAACGAGGCCAAGCCGCACCGCGCGTGGGCGCAGCGGCTGATGCTGCGCGCCCGGGTGTTCGGGGTGGCGGCGGAGGGCGTCACGTTCGTCGAGCTCCTGGAAGCGGCGGACAGCCGGTGA
- a CDS encoding retropepsin-like aspartic protease encodes MDERRCDFSVDRRAFLRRASLTAAAGALLPLTGGAGRATASAGKTAGTDPDRLFKAGRFSAADRAYATLLRKDPANAQALAGRGRIALLSNDFRDAERFLTRAIELAPDDTFSMRQLAECFVRQNQVARAAPLLRGTGDPADAAYAVQYTGMAGPSYRMEGANKTRLPFVCVDPLPSVRASINGGQAKSFLIDTGATLALHSTTAQEVGLRALATSTTHPAGQTLTTYHGAMDAFRLGGIGMRNVPVVWYDLRMPDLPDGSKPAGVIGTELLSHFIATMDYAAQELVLRRKTPAQVRELWRETGRTGADRLPLWIAADHVPCSLGGVNDLGPRVASLDTGGMGLGIMMTEDNAKKAGVAIDYDHPSDQGPMKAYPIAPDRISLGRAVGGKIPGVAGPWPWLSMFGFDTIGNFTHEFFKRRAITFDYASMHLYITTR; translated from the coding sequence ATGGACGAACGCCGCTGCGATTTCAGCGTCGACCGGCGGGCCTTTCTGAGGCGAGCGAGCCTGACTGCGGCGGCCGGCGCGCTGCTGCCGCTGACCGGGGGCGCGGGCCGTGCGACGGCCTCGGCGGGCAAGACCGCTGGCACTGATCCCGACCGACTGTTCAAAGCGGGCCGGTTCAGTGCGGCCGACAGAGCCTATGCAACTCTTCTGCGTAAGGATCCCGCCAACGCGCAGGCGCTGGCGGGGCGCGGGCGCATCGCGTTGCTCTCCAACGACTTCCGGGACGCCGAGCGGTTCTTGACCCGAGCCATCGAGCTGGCTCCCGATGACACCTTCTCCATGCGTCAGCTCGCCGAGTGCTTCGTCCGGCAAAACCAGGTGGCTCGGGCCGCCCCGCTGTTGCGCGGTACCGGCGACCCGGCCGACGCCGCCTACGCCGTCCAGTACACCGGCATGGCCGGCCCGTCGTACCGGATGGAGGGTGCGAACAAGACCCGGCTGCCATTCGTCTGCGTCGATCCCCTGCCCAGCGTGCGAGCCTCGATCAACGGGGGCCAGGCCAAGAGCTTCCTCATCGACACCGGCGCGACGCTCGCCCTGCACTCGACGACTGCGCAGGAGGTGGGCCTGCGGGCATTGGCCACCAGCACGACCCATCCCGCCGGCCAGACCCTGACCACCTATCACGGCGCCATGGACGCGTTCCGGCTGGGCGGCATCGGGATGCGCAACGTTCCCGTGGTCTGGTACGACCTGAGGATGCCGGACCTGCCGGACGGCTCCAAGCCCGCCGGAGTGATCGGCACGGAGTTGCTGTCGCACTTCATCGCCACCATGGACTACGCCGCGCAGGAATTGGTCCTGCGCCGCAAGACCCCCGCCCAGGTGCGGGAACTGTGGCGCGAGACCGGACGCACCGGCGCCGACCGCCTGCCGCTGTGGATCGCGGCCGACCACGTGCCCTGCTCGCTGGGCGGCGTCAACGACCTCGGGCCCCGGGTGGCCTCCCTCGACACCGGAGGGATGGGCCTCGGAATCATGATGACCGAGGACAACGCCAAGAAGGCGGGGGTGGCGATCGACTACGACCACCCGAGCGACCAGGGGCCGATGAAGGCCTACCCGATCGCTCCGGACAGGATCAGCCTCGGCAGGGCGGTCGGCGGCAAGATCCCCGGAGTCGCCGGGCCCTGGCCGTGGCTCAGCATGTTCGGCTTCGACACGATCGGCAATTTCACCCACGAGTTCTTCAAGCGCCGCGCGATCACCTTCGACTACGCGAGCATGCACCTCTACATCACCACCCGCTAG
- a CDS encoding HAD family hydrolase, whose amino-acid sequence MTVLVCSDLDRTLIYSTAAFALEGPDETMPRLLCVEFYQGAPLSYMTEASARTLEALATASTFVPATTRTPEQYRRVHLLEKPPPYAVCANGGHILVDGDEDPDWAAAVRSRIADGCAPLTDVQQHLARNGGDFVLKRRTASDLFAYTVVDRAALPSGWVEDLTGWCAERGWRTSLQGRKVYCLPAGLTKAAAAREVARRAGASTMIAAGDALLDAELLEAADLSIRPAHGELHDTGWTAPATAVTAARGVAAGEEIAHWLLARAAAPQIFTDRSPGR is encoded by the coding sequence GTGACCGTCCTGGTGTGCTCCGACCTCGACCGCACGCTCATCTACTCGACCGCGGCCTTCGCCCTGGAAGGCCCGGACGAGACCATGCCGCGCCTCCTGTGCGTGGAGTTCTACCAGGGGGCGCCGCTCTCGTACATGACCGAAGCGTCCGCGCGGACACTGGAGGCACTCGCGACGGCTTCCACGTTCGTCCCTGCGACGACGCGCACCCCCGAGCAGTACCGGCGCGTCCACCTCCTGGAGAAGCCGCCCCCGTACGCCGTCTGCGCGAACGGGGGCCACATCCTCGTGGACGGCGACGAGGACCCGGACTGGGCGGCGGCCGTCCGCAGCCGGATCGCCGACGGATGCGCCCCGCTCACCGACGTCCAGCAGCACCTCGCCCGCAACGGCGGCGACTTCGTCCTCAAGCGGCGCACCGCCTCCGACCTGTTCGCCTACACGGTGGTGGACCGGGCCGCGCTGCCGTCCGGCTGGGTCGAGGACCTCACCGGGTGGTGCGCGGAACGCGGCTGGCGGACGTCCCTCCAGGGCCGCAAGGTCTACTGCCTGCCCGCCGGCCTGACCAAGGCCGCCGCCGCCCGGGAGGTCGCCCGCCGCGCCGGCGCGTCCACCATGATCGCTGCCGGGGACGCGCTCCTGGACGCCGAACTGCTGGAGGCCGCCGACCTGTCCATCCGCCCCGCCCACGGGGAACTGCACGACACCGGCTGGACGGCACCGGCCACCGCCGTGACCGCCGCGCGGGGCGTCGCGGCCGGCGAGGAGATCGCGCACTGGCTCCTGGCCCGGGCCGCGGCACCGCAAATATTCACAGACCGATCTCCCGGTCGGTAG
- a CDS encoding TerD family protein: protein MGVSLAKGGNVSLTKAAPNLTAVTVGLGWDVRATTGADFDLDASALMLASTGKVMSDQHFVFFNNLRSPDGSVEHTGDNLTGEGEGDDESINVDLTAVPAECERVVFPVSIYDADNRQQSFGQVRNAFIRIVNRNDGNELARFDLTEDASTETAMVFGELYRHSGEWKFRAVGQGYASGLAGIAMDFGVNVG from the coding sequence ATGGGGGTTTCACTCGCCAAGGGCGGCAACGTCTCGCTGACGAAGGCCGCGCCGAACCTCACCGCGGTCACCGTCGGCCTCGGCTGGGACGTGCGCGCCACCACCGGCGCCGACTTCGACCTGGACGCCTCGGCGCTGATGCTGGCGAGCACCGGCAAGGTCATGTCGGACCAGCACTTCGTCTTCTTCAACAACCTGCGCAGCCCGGACGGCTCGGTGGAGCACACCGGCGACAACCTGACCGGTGAGGGCGAGGGCGACGACGAGTCGATCAACGTCGACCTCACGGCGGTGCCGGCCGAGTGCGAGCGCGTCGTGTTCCCGGTGTCGATCTACGACGCCGACAACCGGCAGCAGAGCTTCGGGCAGGTCCGCAACGCCTTCATCCGGATCGTCAACCGGAACGACGGCAACGAGCTCGCGCGCTTCGACCTCACCGAGGACGCCTCCACCGAGACCGCCATGGTCTTCGGCGAGCTCTACCGGCACAGCGGCGAATGGAAGTTCAGGGCCGTCGGACAGGGGTACGCCTCCGGTCTGGCGGGCATCGCGATGGACTTCGGCGTCAACGTCGGCTGA
- a CDS encoding LLM class F420-dependent oxidoreductase produces the protein MRIGLFTIAGMAPLDDIVTQVRQARDAGLDSAFFGHAGSWDALLTAAVAGREVPGIEVGTAIVPTYPRHPLALASQALTAQAMTGGRFTLGIGPSHPQVIEGAHGISYERPARHVREYLSALRPLLRGESVDYHGETLTTVGSIDAPGATPPPVLVSALGPAMLRIAGELADGTVTTWVGADAMADHIVPSITKAAEAAGRPAPRVLAGAIVALTDDPDSVRRDLAAQFGAASDFPAYRAVLDRQGLSGVHETVIAGDEKTVTRALRRFADAGVTDLLISPRGDTADILPLAASLR, from the coding sequence ATGCGCATCGGACTGTTCACCATCGCCGGAATGGCCCCCCTGGACGACATCGTCACGCAGGTCCGCCAAGCGAGGGACGCCGGTCTCGACAGCGCCTTCTTCGGGCACGCGGGTTCCTGGGACGCCCTCCTGACCGCCGCGGTCGCCGGACGCGAGGTCCCCGGCATCGAGGTGGGCACCGCCATCGTCCCGACCTACCCGCGCCACCCCCTCGCACTGGCGAGCCAGGCGCTCACCGCTCAGGCCATGACGGGCGGCCGCTTCACCCTCGGCATCGGCCCGAGCCACCCGCAGGTCATCGAAGGCGCGCACGGCATCTCCTACGAACGCCCGGCGCGGCACGTCCGCGAGTACCTGTCGGCCCTGCGCCCCCTGCTGCGCGGCGAAAGCGTCGACTACCACGGCGAGACACTGACCACGGTGGGATCAATCGACGCGCCAGGCGCGACCCCGCCGCCGGTTCTGGTGTCGGCGTTGGGCCCGGCCATGCTGCGGATCGCGGGCGAACTGGCCGACGGAACAGTGACGACCTGGGTGGGCGCCGACGCGATGGCCGACCACATCGTCCCGTCCATCACCAAGGCCGCCGAGGCCGCGGGACGCCCCGCACCGCGCGTGCTGGCAGGCGCAATAGTGGCCCTCACCGACGACCCGGACAGCGTCCGCCGCGACCTGGCCGCTCAGTTCGGCGCAGCGTCAGACTTCCCCGCCTACCGCGCCGTCCTCGACCGCCAGGGTCTGTCCGGCGTCCACGAGACGGTCATAGCAGGCGACGAGAAAACGGTCACCCGCGCCCTGCGCCGCTTCGCCGACGCCGGCGTCACAGACCTGCTGATCAGCCCCCGCGGCGACACGGCCGACATCCTGCCCCTCGCCGCCTCCCTACGCTGA